In one Mesorhizobium australicum genomic region, the following are encoded:
- a CDS encoding helix-turn-helix transcriptional regulator, with product MGAALVADAGLVDKIYEASVLPEFWPGLLGDIARSTTGGHAIIFAAKGHDVRFVASSDQYAKDALEFFSLYPDSERTRRLLAVQHAGFLTDFDVFTPEERETLPMFRDFFLPRGYGDGAATAIPMPSGEMVVVHTEGRYTGEPFSREKVTWLDSLRPHLARATLLSARLAFERAKTAVETLAGLGLAACAVRPSGAVLLANAQFDDARSLWTTRGGERIALLDRRADVVLAESLRLIGSVGSVRSIPLRGGISSNPAILHVVPIRRGAHDLFGPASAILVLSRPSTSPTVQTHLLQALFDLSPTEAAIAARIAAGQTVGMIATADSKSVDTVRNQLKSVLGKTGCRRQVDLARLLTQMVGGQA from the coding sequence ATGGGCGCTGCACTCGTGGCCGATGCGGGTCTCGTGGACAAGATCTACGAGGCATCGGTTTTGCCGGAATTCTGGCCAGGCCTACTCGGGGACATCGCCAGAAGCACCACCGGCGGGCACGCAATCATATTTGCCGCCAAGGGGCACGATGTACGCTTTGTCGCGTCTTCCGATCAGTATGCGAAGGATGCGTTGGAGTTCTTCTCACTTTATCCGGACAGTGAGCGAACCCGTCGCCTGCTGGCCGTTCAGCATGCGGGCTTCCTGACAGACTTCGACGTATTCACGCCGGAGGAACGCGAGACCCTCCCGATGTTCCGGGACTTCTTCCTTCCGCGCGGATATGGCGACGGCGCGGCGACGGCGATCCCGATGCCGAGCGGCGAGATGGTGGTCGTCCATACGGAAGGCCGCTACACCGGCGAACCGTTCAGCAGGGAGAAGGTGACGTGGCTCGATTCGCTCCGGCCACATCTGGCGCGCGCAACTCTCTTGTCGGCCCGTCTCGCGTTCGAGCGCGCGAAGACCGCCGTGGAAACGCTGGCAGGCCTCGGCCTCGCAGCCTGCGCAGTGCGGCCGTCGGGTGCGGTCTTGCTGGCAAACGCACAGTTCGACGATGCGCGATCCCTCTGGACGACGCGGGGAGGCGAGCGGATCGCCCTGCTGGACAGGCGCGCCGACGTGGTGCTTGCCGAGTCGCTGCGTCTGATCGGTTCGGTCGGTAGCGTCCGCTCGATTCCACTTCGCGGCGGAATCAGCAGCAACCCTGCCATCCTCCACGTCGTTCCGATCCGCCGCGGGGCGCATGATCTGTTCGGGCCCGCATCCGCCATCCTGGTGCTGAGCAGGCCGTCGACTTCGCCAACAGTCCAGACGCATCTCCTGCAGGCGCTGTTCGATTTGTCGCCCACCGAGGCCGCGATCGCGGCGCGTATCGCCGCCGGACAGACGGTGGGCATGATTGCGACCGCGGACAGCAAGAGCGTCGATACCGTTCGCAACCAACTCAAGAGCGTGCTCGGCAAGACCGGCTGCCGGCGTCAGGTCGATTTGGCGCGACTGTTGACGCAGATGGTGGGTGGGCAGGCATAG
- a CDS encoding lipopolysaccharide biosynthesis protein: MRFSAATTADRLLPPGLADRARPLMGKVDAVLFSDDDRAEAGRVSIIAFAIRILSAFIAFVSQVLLARWMGAFEYGIFVLVWVTMIILGNLSCLGFHTSIIRFIPEYRERGELNELRGVMLASRLFVLIASTVIAMISAGLILLFADRIEDYYIIPFLIGIFCLPMIALSDVVQGISRANAWAISALSPTYIVRPVLIIAFMGAALLMGYEPNARTALIAAVAATYATTLWQLATVTTRADRGIEKGPRTTDMRGWIAVSLPIFLIEGFAFMLTNADVLMVGVFLPPHDVAIYYAMAKTLALVHFVYFAVKAGVAARYAQFTHGARDKLGDFARETVNWTFWPSLAMGIFVLAIGQPILALFGPGFEEGYPYLFVLVLGVVARSSVGPAESLLTMSGNQNVCAVVYGLTLALNVALNVILIPRIGLWGAAVATSVSMAFEAAALSVVTWYRLGIVMIVFAPRRRAGELD; encoded by the coding sequence TTGCGTTTTTCAGCGGCCACCACCGCCGATCGCCTGTTGCCGCCCGGCCTGGCCGATCGCGCTCGCCCCCTCATGGGGAAGGTGGACGCTGTGCTTTTTTCCGACGACGACAGGGCTGAGGCCGGTCGCGTCTCGATCATCGCATTCGCCATCCGCATCCTCAGCGCATTCATCGCCTTCGTCAGCCAGGTGCTGCTGGCGCGCTGGATGGGCGCGTTCGAATACGGCATCTTCGTGCTGGTCTGGGTGACGATGATCATCCTCGGCAACCTGTCCTGCCTCGGCTTCCACACCTCGATCATCCGCTTCATCCCGGAATACCGCGAGCGCGGCGAGCTGAACGAACTGCGCGGCGTCATGCTCGCCAGCCGCCTCTTCGTGCTGATTGCCTCGACGGTGATCGCGATGATCAGCGCCGGGCTCATCCTGCTCTTCGCCGACCGGATCGAGGACTACTACATCATCCCGTTTCTGATTGGCATTTTCTGCCTGCCGATGATCGCCCTGTCGGACGTCGTGCAGGGCATCTCGCGCGCCAATGCCTGGGCCATCTCCGCGCTGTCGCCGACCTACATCGTCCGCCCCGTGCTGATCATTGCCTTCATGGGCGCGGCCCTCCTGATGGGTTACGAACCCAATGCGAGGACGGCGCTGATCGCGGCGGTCGCCGCCACCTATGCGACGACCTTGTGGCAGCTCGCCACCGTGACGACGCGGGCGGATCGCGGCATCGAGAAGGGTCCGCGCACGACCGACATGCGCGGCTGGATCGCGGTCTCCCTGCCGATCTTCCTGATCGAGGGCTTCGCCTTCATGCTGACCAATGCAGACGTGCTGATGGTGGGCGTGTTCCTGCCGCCGCACGATGTCGCGATTTACTATGCGATGGCCAAGACGCTGGCGCTGGTGCACTTCGTCTACTTCGCGGTGAAGGCCGGCGTCGCGGCGCGCTATGCGCAGTTCACCCACGGGGCGCGGGACAAGCTCGGCGATTTTGCCCGGGAGACCGTGAACTGGACGTTCTGGCCGTCGCTGGCGATGGGCATCTTCGTGCTGGCGATCGGCCAGCCCATCCTCGCTCTGTTCGGTCCCGGATTCGAGGAAGGCTATCCCTACCTCTTCGTGCTGGTGCTGGGCGTTGTCGCCCGCTCGTCGGTCGGGCCGGCCGAAAGCCTGCTCACCATGAGCGGCAACCAGAACGTCTGCGCAGTCGTCTATGGGCTCACACTTGCGCTAAATGTCGCGCTCAACGTGATCCTGATTCCACGCATCGGCCTGTGGGGCGCGGCGGTCGCCACCTCGGTGTCGATGGCATTCGAGGCAGCCGCTCTCTCGGTCGTCACCTGGTATCGGCTGGGCATCGTGATGATCGTCTTTGCGCCGCGCCGCCGCGCCGGGGAGCTCGACTGA
- a CDS encoding GNAT family N-acetyltransferase yields the protein MAAKPIMEEMSGSAAGPMIAGLAGYSEEPQSLAFQQIVAQDRRPRHLAIYAASAGFELVEELEHLSARTIEPNVFFNPRFLAPAMPRLEDREVRLAVIRDGDENRSRLRLLVPFSIEKPPVPLGVTLMRAWSSPFGPLGTPLIDHDDPVSVVEDFLDMLARPRLKLPKVLVLPDIRLDGPVAHVLRTVALGRNLSFHETLKVERPFLESTLDGDTYLKNSLRAHHYREFRRLKRRLADHGAVEYTIARQPDEIRHGVEAFLSLEASGWKGRQRTAMAIDRYRAAFAREAVHGLAERDMCRVHMLTLNGKVIACLIVFIENGCAYTWKTAYDEEYAAYSPGTLLMIEVTKTHLDDPNIVATDSCAVPDHPVMSRIWSERKPIGTFVLALTPEADRAARQATKQLHLYQETRNVARIIRNRLRVLLGRD from the coding sequence ATGGCCGCCAAACCGATCATGGAGGAGATGAGCGGCAGCGCCGCCGGGCCGATGATCGCGGGCCTGGCCGGCTATTCCGAGGAGCCGCAGAGCCTCGCCTTCCAGCAGATTGTCGCCCAGGACAGGCGCCCGCGCCATCTGGCGATCTATGCCGCCTCGGCCGGCTTCGAGCTGGTGGAGGAACTGGAGCATCTCAGCGCCCGCACCATCGAGCCCAACGTCTTCTTCAATCCGCGCTTCCTGGCGCCCGCCATGCCACGGCTCGAGGATCGCGAGGTGCGGCTGGCCGTGATCCGCGACGGCGACGAGAACAGGAGCCGCCTGCGGCTGCTCGTGCCGTTCTCCATCGAGAAGCCGCCGGTGCCGCTCGGCGTCACGCTCATGCGCGCGTGGTCGAGCCCCTTCGGCCCGCTCGGCACTCCGTTGATCGACCACGACGACCCAGTCTCGGTGGTGGAGGATTTCCTCGACATGCTCGCGCGGCCGCGCCTCAAGCTGCCGAAGGTGCTCGTGCTGCCCGACATCAGGCTCGACGGCCCGGTTGCGCACGTGCTGCGCACGGTGGCGCTCGGCCGCAACCTGTCGTTCCACGAGACGCTGAAGGTTGAACGCCCCTTCCTCGAAAGCACGCTCGACGGCGACACCTATCTCAAGAATTCGCTGCGCGCCCACCACTATCGCGAGTTCCGCCGCCTCAAGCGGCGCCTCGCCGACCACGGCGCCGTCGAATACACGATCGCCCGCCAGCCGGACGAGATTCGCCATGGCGTCGAGGCATTCCTGTCGCTGGAGGCGTCCGGCTGGAAGGGCCGCCAGCGCACGGCGATGGCAATCGACCGCTACCGTGCCGCCTTCGCCCGCGAGGCGGTGCACGGCCTCGCAGAGCGCGACATGTGCCGCGTGCACATGCTCACCCTGAATGGCAAGGTTATCGCCTGCCTGATCGTCTTCATCGAGAACGGCTGCGCCTACACCTGGAAGACGGCGTATGACGAAGAGTATGCGGCCTATTCCCCCGGCACGCTGCTGATGATCGAGGTGACGAAGACCCATCTCGACGATCCCAACATCGTCGCCACCGACAGCTGCGCCGTGCCCGACCACCCGGTGATGAGCCGCATCTGGAGCGAGCGCAAGCCGATCGGCACCTTCGTCCTGGCCCTGACGCCGGAAGCCGACCGCGCCGCGCGGCAGGCGACGAAGCAGCTCCATCTCTACCAGGAGACCCGCAATGTGGCGCGGATCATCCGCAACCGGCTGCGTGTCCTTCTCGGCCGCGACTGA
- a CDS encoding acyl-CoA synthetase: MLQRSDNYADLASRFRWQIPERFNIGVSVSDAWARQEPNRVALIEYRGEEQPGMLTFGALAERSNAFANALKVRGVRRGDRVALLLPQGFETAIAHVAIYKLGAIAVPLALLFGVEALEYRLQTAGARAIVTNAAGLAKVSRISARLPDLELVVSVDGRDGRALGFEALLAGASTSFQPEDTTPDDPAMMIFTSGTTGPPKGALHGHRVLLGHLPGLQMAYEFLPQAGDLMWTPADWAWAGGLLNALLPSLYLGIPVVCARFEKFDPEAALLLVERMKVRNAFIPPTALRMLKSVPDIPTRFSHVLRSVGSAGESLGRETWEWAEGALGLPVNEFYGQTECNAVIASSALVGVSRPGTIGKAVPGHTVAIIDADGRPMPAGEAGQIAVLRPDPVMFLEYWDSPEATAKKFIGDWMTTGDQGIMDADGYIQFFGRDDDVITSAGYRIGPGEIEDCLVGHPSVALAAAVGKPDALRTEIVKAYVVLKEGVEASDTLKSEISAFVRERLSAHEYPREVEFVDSMPLTTTGKVIRRIFRDRAKREAESA, from the coding sequence TTGCTCCAGCGCAGCGACAACTATGCCGACCTCGCCAGCCGTTTCCGCTGGCAGATTCCTGAGCGCTTCAACATCGGCGTTTCCGTATCCGATGCCTGGGCGCGCCAGGAGCCGAACCGGGTCGCGCTGATCGAATATCGCGGCGAGGAACAGCCCGGGATGCTGACCTTCGGCGCGCTGGCCGAACGCTCCAACGCCTTCGCCAATGCGCTCAAGGTACGCGGCGTGCGCCGCGGCGACCGGGTCGCGCTGCTGCTGCCGCAGGGCTTCGAGACCGCGATCGCGCATGTTGCCATCTACAAGCTCGGCGCGATCGCGGTGCCGCTGGCGTTGCTGTTCGGCGTCGAGGCGCTGGAATACCGGCTGCAGACGGCCGGCGCCAGGGCGATCGTCACAAATGCGGCGGGGCTGGCGAAGGTTTCGCGCATTAGCGCGCGGCTGCCGGATCTGGAACTGGTCGTTTCCGTCGACGGACGGGACGGCAGGGCCCTTGGCTTCGAAGCGCTCTTGGCCGGCGCCTCTACCTCTTTTCAACCGGAGGACACCACGCCGGACGATCCGGCGATGATGATCTTCACCTCCGGCACCACCGGCCCGCCCAAGGGCGCTCTGCATGGCCACCGAGTGCTGCTCGGGCACCTGCCGGGGCTGCAGATGGCCTACGAGTTCCTGCCGCAGGCGGGCGACCTGATGTGGACGCCGGCCGACTGGGCCTGGGCGGGCGGGCTGCTTAACGCACTGCTGCCGTCACTTTACCTCGGCATTCCAGTCGTCTGTGCGCGCTTCGAGAAGTTCGATCCGGAAGCCGCCCTTCTGCTCGTCGAGCGGATGAAAGTGCGCAACGCCTTCATCCCGCCGACAGCGCTGAGGATGCTGAAGTCGGTGCCGGACATTCCGACGCGCTTCTCGCATGTGCTGCGCAGCGTCGGTTCGGCGGGCGAATCGCTCGGCCGCGAGACTTGGGAATGGGCGGAAGGGGCGCTCGGGCTGCCGGTCAACGAGTTCTACGGCCAGACGGAGTGCAATGCCGTGATCGCCTCCTCGGCGCTTGTCGGCGTCAGCCGCCCCGGCACGATCGGCAAGGCCGTGCCAGGCCATACCGTCGCGATCATCGATGCGGATGGGCGGCCGATGCCGGCCGGCGAGGCGGGGCAGATCGCGGTGCTGCGGCCCGATCCGGTGATGTTCCTCGAATATTGGGACAGTCCCGAGGCGACCGCGAAAAAGTTCATAGGGGACTGGATGACCACGGGCGACCAGGGGATCATGGATGCCGACGGCTATATCCAGTTCTTCGGCCGCGACGACGATGTCATCACCTCGGCAGGCTATCGCATCGGCCCCGGCGAGATCGAGGACTGCCTCGTCGGCCATCCGTCCGTCGCGCTCGCGGCGGCCGTCGGCAAGCCCGACGCGCTGCGCACCGAGATCGTCAAGGCCTATGTCGTGCTCAAGGAGGGGGTGGAGGCGAGCGATACGCTGAAAAGCGAGATCAGTGCCTTTGTGCGCGAGCGGCTGTCGGCGCACGAATATCCGCGCGAAGTGGAGTTCGTCGATTCCATGCCGCTCACCACCACCGGCAAGGTGATACGCCGTATCTTCCGCGACCGCGCCAAGCGCGAGGCGGAGAGCGCCTGA